A stretch of the Rosa rugosa chromosome 5, drRosRugo1.1, whole genome shotgun sequence genome encodes the following:
- the LOC133708909 gene encoding LRR receptor-like serine/threonine-protein kinase FLS2: protein MFLCFHSQNSKDLISRNTMKIELLWVVLFTILTIGEGRRSTSNACDSNDLKGLTIFKSRIHVDTSGRLDSWSNETSCCKWKGISCDNRTGRVTEINLPGLITTEDAPIQAEMKGLLSPSITLLSSLEVIDLGELAGLSGTIPTSIGFHLPNLRKLVLYGNRVCGSIPESIGKLSNLEELVLHENRFSGSLPPSLGNLKNLNRLLVQSNQFVGSIPDSFSNLTNLVHLDLSSNSLTGHLPQRIGQLQVLKELDLSSNLLVGEIPPSMANLTAISVISLDTNHLEGPIPFPSSFAQMYSLKILRLQSNHLTGKIPSTFGELVSLQRLSLADNKLEGAIPSSLGNLSALSELYLSGNRFSGQIPKSIGQLSQLILLNVSHNLIQGPLPSEMSSLRNIDTLDLSFNRLSLSSIPKCVAELPTISRIYMAGCGIQGEVPEFLHKTPIQEVDLSDNNLTGSIPTWLGNLSRLYILNLSKNSLVSKIPDSITNLDQLVVIDLHANKLAGSISQVFQIKQTFPFESSLTYVDLSDNSFSSGIEQIGVRPQHGIKFLNLSSNMLQGKLPTSIQRLESLESMDLSTNKLGFNLPEGLGNLSKLETLNLQKNRFNGSIPNGFLKLRKLKKLGLSDNLLVGKIPGGKLSDFPKSSYSKNKGLCGKPLKPCNKHT from the coding sequence ATGTTTCTCTGCTTCCACTCTCAAAATTCCAAAGACTTAATCTCTAGAAACACAATGAAGATTGAGTTGCTGTGGGTTGTACTCTTCACTATCTTAACTattggagaaggaagaagaagtacTAGCAATGCCTGCGATTCCAATGACCTGAAGGGCCTAACCATTTTCAAGTCTAGAATTCATGTCGACACTTCAGGCCGGCTAGATAGTTGGTCCAATGAAACCAGTTGTTGCAAGTGGAAAGGCATTTCTTGTGACAATAGAACAGGCAGAGTCACAGAGATCAATCTACCAGGGTTAATTACAACAGAGGATGCTCCTATCCAAGCCGAAATGAAAGGTTTGCTATCTCCTTCAATAACACTCCTATCCTCTCTAGAGGTCATAGATCTTGGAGAGCTCGCTGGTCTTTCTGGAACAATCCCAACATCCATAGGGTTTCATCTCCCAAATCTCCGAAAGCTTGTTCTCTATGGCAATAGGGTTTGTGGATCAATACCAGAAAGCATTGGTAAGCTGTCAAACCTTGAAGAACTTGTACTGCATGAGAATAGGTTTTCTGGGTCACTCCCACCAAGCCTTGGGAACCTTAAGAATCTAAATAGGCTACTTGTTCAGTCAAACCAATTTGTGGGTAGTATACCTGATTCATTTTCAAATTTGACAAATTTGGTTCATCTTGATCTTTCTAGCAATTCTCTAACTGGTCACTTACCACAGAGAATTGGTCAGCTTCAGGTCTTGAAAGAGCTTGATCTTTCAAGCAATCTTTTGGTTGGGGAAATTCCACCTTCAATGGCTAATTTAACTGCCATTTCAGTCATATCCTTGGACACCAATCATCTTGAGGGACCAATCCCATTTCCATCAAGCTTTGCCCAGATGTATTCTCTTAAGATTTTAAGGCTTCAATCCAATCATCTTACTGGAAAAATACCCTCCACCTTTGGAGAATTGGTCTCTCTCCAAAGACTTTCCCTAGCAGATAACAAGCTTGAGGGAGCAATTCCCTCTAGTTTGGGGAATTTATCGGCTTTGAGTGAGCTATACCTCAGTGGCAACCGCTTCTCTGGCCAAATACCAAAATCAATAGGTCAACTTTCTCAGCTTATATTGTTGAACGTCTCTCATAATCTGATTCAAGGACCACTGCCTTCAGAGATGTCTTCCCTTCGAAATATTGACACACTTGATCTGTCGTTCAACCGTTTAAGCCTCTCCTCCATACCAAAATGTGTTGCGGAATTGCCTACTATTTCCAGGATTTACATGGCAGGATGTGGAATCCAAGGGGAAGTTCCAGAGTTCTTACACAAAACTCCAATACAAGAAGTCGACTTATCTGACAACAATCTTACCGGAAGTATTCCAACTTGGCTCGGAAACCTTTCTCGGCTCTACATATTGAACCTGTCCAAAAACTCACTTGTTTCAAAGATCCCTGACTCGATTACTAACTTGGATCAGTTGGTTGTGATTGATCTCCATGCAAACAAGCTAGCAGGCTCCATAAGTCAAGTTTTCCAGATAAAACAGACATTCCCATTTGAATCATCACTGACGTATGTTGATCTATCTGATAACAGTTTCTCAAGTGGAATCGAGCAAATTGGTGTAAGACCACAACATGGCATTAAGTTTCTCAATTTATCAAGCAACATGTTGCAAGGGAAATTACCAACATCCATACAGAGATTGGAGTCGCTTGAAAGTATGGATTTGAGTACCAACAAGTTAGGTTTCAACTTGCCAGAGGGCTTAGGAAATTTGAGCAAGTTAGAGACGCTCAACTTGCAGAAAAACCGCTTTAACGGCAGCATTCCAAATGGATTTTTGAAGTTAAGAAAACTGAAGAAATTAGGTTTATCAGACAATCTTCTGGTGGGAAAAATCCCAGGAGGCAAACTGAGCGACTTTCCGAAGAGTTCTTACTCCAAAAACAAAGGCTTGTGTGGAAAGCCTCTGAAGCCCTGTAATAAGCACACATGA